In the genome of Anas platyrhynchos isolate ZD024472 breed Pekin duck chromosome 21, IASCAAS_PekinDuck_T2T, whole genome shotgun sequence, one region contains:
- the LOC113841953 gene encoding rho GTPase-activating protein 39 isoform X1: protein MASELISLTFHFAACLSTLTCPCCTQWHHCRHGSGPHGPAAPSPQRQHAARLATPRGSSAGSDWVEIIEPRSQERMYVNLATGECGWEPPPNLKVRQSDQKQWWELFDHNNNRFYYYNAITRQTVWHRPQGCDIVPLAQLQAMKRSQPDCQGRQHRGSGGSDSRSTPVPVALLQEMERAKGDCAAEKRLDTGRDTPTHWQPVPGTKAAMLVKVNSLKQVQGSSSSSLQLQSAPEANSQKSLPKGAIYAQPQSMSQSPGAAKQMPAGEAKQSMQIKKTENGGFCLVLMNGPTSPTPPRSQAGTPQPASPKYASPAPIYDEPSLESPIYDEPPVDMDTESMSMSGMSPPRSPSNSLKKQLQPTKLLQHPSIQQQQGAKKHARNPSSTEYSPAGKEYIKHMVNIDQSSKLSHSAAATADASTKLPGQLASKDSFKQSWRILEANVLKSIEAHHSRQSSLQTQEYQTGISHQDSGYSTGPSPSLRKRKGRRHGTGQGRPGSVGSSSELTALNDKLIAEMRAVVGRSAACRGSKASLDAQSLEGGIPAESSKVRFQSDHLKKCINRSSRDDVSASNRSLYRPSMESRGSFPNDVAAPQDTVRQKRTFEKIDSLEKNVTSQTSLSSSGAMRRSSQPGTIEVDPKQENSGQPGGCTGYHFPYNTLRKPISQSSMADWASKNLNMHTQGIFRRRISISNMLSWNGSSIKKPMLITSNRAIKKEACEMFKLVQSYMGDRQTRMDRNHVALVTVTKCWSMQGLRDELYIQLIRQTTDNTCYRSLAWGWELMAISLAFFSPSPKFQSYLEGYIYRHLDSDENIAQRIKELVDLKNKKNSKSRKKRKQNTEEEGLPISTYAKYCYRKLQKVAVTGGKKGLRKPTVEEITHARNAIVTPSLFGSSLEEIMLRQQDMYPGHKLPWVQTQLSQQVLALGGEQTEGIFRIPGDIDEVNALKLQVDQWRIPSGLSDPNIPASLLKLWYRELEEPVIPQQFYKECISNYENPDAAVAVVHLLPELNRLVLCYLIHFLQIFAQPSNVGRTKMDVNNLAMVMAPNCLRCQSDDPRIIFENTRKEMSFLRMLIVHLDTSFIKGLV, encoded by the exons ATGGCATCGGAGTTAATATCGCTGACATTTCACTTCGCTGCCTGCTTGTCCACCCTTACATGTCCCTGTTGTACCCAATGGCACCACTGCCGGCATGGATCAGGACCACACGgcccagcagctccatcaccacAACGCCAACATGCTGCTCGCCTCGCTACCCCGcggggcagctctgcagg CTCGGACTGGGTGGAGATCATCGAGCCCCGCTCCCAGGAGCGGATGTACGTCAACCTGGCCACCGGTGAATGCGGCTGGGAGCCCCCTCCCAACCTGAAGGTGCGCCAGTCGGACCAGAAGCAGTGGTGGGAGCTCTTCGATCACAACAACAACCGCTTCTACTACTACAATGCCATCACGCGGCAGACGGTGTGGCACCGGCCCCAGGGCTGCGACATCGtgcccctggcacagctccaggcTATGAAGCGCTCTCAGCCCGACTGCCAGGGCCGGCAGCACCGGGGCAGCGGCGGCAGCGACAGCAGGAGCACCCCGGTCCCTGtagccctgctgcaggaaatGGAGAGGGCCAAAGGGGACTGCGCTGCTGAGAAGAGGCTGGACACGGGCAG ggACACTCCTACCCActggcagcctgtgccaggaaCGAAAGCAGCCATGTTGGTCAAAGTGAACAGTTTAAAGCAGGTACAGGGCTCTTCAAGCAGTTCCCTTCAGCTGCAGAGTGCTCCAGAGGCCAACAGCCAAAAATCTCTTCCAAAAGGAGCCATATATGCTCAGCCTCAGTCTATGTCCCAGAGTCCTGGAGCCGCCAAGCAAATGCCTGCAGGAGAAGCAAAGCAGTCTATGCAGATCAAAAAGACAGAGAATGGTGGGTTTTGCCTTGTGCTGATGAATGGTCCAACTTCTCCAACACCTCCAAGGAGCCAGGCAGGAACTCCCCAGCCTGCATCCCCCAAGTATGCCTCCCCTGCACCTATATATGATGAGCCATCTTTAGAGTCTCCCATTTACGATGAGCCACCAGTAGATATGGACACTGAAAGCATGAGTATGAGTGGGATGTCTCCACCAAGGTCACCGAGCAATAGCTTGAAGAAGCAGCTGCAACCAACCAAACTATTACAGCATCCAAGTATACAACAGCAGCAAGGTGCAAAGAAGCATGCCAGAAATCCTTCTTCCACTGAATACAGTCCGGCTGGCAAAGAATACATAAAACACATGGTCAACATTGATCAGTCTTCCAAACTCTCCCACTCTGCTGCTGCAACAGCTGATGCTTCTACTAAACTGCCTGGTCAGCTTGCTTCAAAGGACAGCTTCAAGCAGTCTTGGAGGATCTTGGAAGCCAATGTCCTCAAGAGCATAGAAGCCCACCACAGTCGACAGAGCAGCCTGCAAACTCAAGAGTACCAAACTGGTATAAGCCATCAGGACTCTGGGTACTCGACTGGCCCTTCTCCAAGtttgagaaaaaggaaaggaaggaggcaTGGGACAGGTCAGGGAAGACCTGGctctgtgggcagcagcagtgagctCACGGCTTTGAATGATAAGCTGATTGCTGAGATGCGTGCTGTGGTGGGCAGGTCAGCAGCTTGCCGGGGAAGCAAAGCCAGCCTTGATGCTCAAAGTCTGGAGGGTGGCATCCCAGCGGAGAGCAGCAAAGTCAGATTCCAGTCAGACCacttaaaaaaatgcatcaacCGGAGCTCAAGGGATGACGTCTCGGCTAGTAATAGGTCTCTGTACAGACCGAGCATGGAGAGCAGGGGCAGCTTTCCCAATGATGTGGCTGCTCCACAGGACACGGTGAGGCAGAAGAGGACTTTTGAGAAAATAGATTCTTTAGAAAAGAATGTGACCAGCCAGACAAGTTTGTCTTCATCAGGTGCTATGCGTCGTTCTTCCCAG CCTGGGACAATAGAGGTGGACCCTAAGCAGGAGAACAGTGGCCAGCCCGGTGGCTGCACAGGATATCATTTCCCTTACAATACTCTACGGAAGCCCATCTCCCAGAGCAGCATGGCAGACTGGGCTTCTAAAAACCTGAACATGCACACTCAGGGCATCTTCCGCCGAAGGATTTCCATCTCCAACATGCTGTCATGGAACGGCAGCTCTATCAAAAAACCAATGCTCATCACTAGCAACCGTGCCATCAAAAAAGAGGCATGTGAGATGTTCAAACTGGTGCAGAGCTACATGGGAGATCGCCAGACACGCATGGACCGCAATCACGTGGCATTGGTCACGGTCACCAAGTGCTGGAGCATGCAAGGATTACGGGACGAGCTCTACATCCAACTGATCCGTCAGACAACAGATAATACATGCTACCGAAGCCTGGCATGGGGCTGGGAACTGATGGCCATCAGTCTGgcctttttctccccatcaCCCAAATTCCAGTCTTACCTGGAAGGTTATATCTATCGCCACCTTGACAGCGATGAAAACA TTGCCCAGCGCATCAAGGAGCTTGTGGAtctgaaaaacaagaagaactcaaaatccaggaaaaagaggaaacaaaacaccGAAGAGGAAG GTCTGCCCATCAGCACATACGCCAAATACTGCTACCGCAAACTCCAGAAAGTAGCCGTCACCGGAGGCAAAAAG GGCCTCCGTAAACCAACAGTGGAAGAGATAACGCACGCCAGAAATGCCATCGTGACACCGTCACTCTTTGGCAGTTCTCTGGAGGAAATTATGCTGCGGCAGCAGGACATGTATCCAGGTCACAAGCTGCCGTGGGTGCAGACGCAGCTGTCGCAGCAGGTCCTGGCACTGGGAGGAGAACAGACAGAAGGGATTTTCAG GATACCTGGTGACATAGATGAAGTCAACGCATTGAAGTTGCAGGTGGATCAGTGGAGAATCCCAAGTGGCCTCAGTGACCCCAACATCCCAG CCTCTCTCCTCAAGCTGTGGTATCGGGAGCTGGAGGAGCCTGTGATCCCCCAGCAGTTCTACAAAGAGTGTATCAGTAACTACGAGAACCCTGACGCTGCCGTGGCTGTGGTGCATCTTTTGCCAGAGCTCAACAGACTGGTGCTGTGTTACCTCATACACTTT CTGCAGATCTTTGCTCAGCCATCAAATGTGGGCAGAACGAAGATGGACGTGAACAACCTGGCCATGGTGATGGCCCCTAACTGTCTGCGCTGTCAGTCTGATGACCCTCGCATTATCTTTGAGAACACACGCAAGGAAATGTCCTTCCTTCGCATGCTGATAGTACACTTGGACACCAGCTTCATCAAAGGGCTGGTTTGA
- the LOC113841953 gene encoding rho GTPase-activating protein 39 isoform X2: MAESSDWVEIIEPRSQERMYVNLATGECGWEPPPNLKVRQSDQKQWWELFDHNNNRFYYYNAITRQTVWHRPQGCDIVPLAQLQAMKRSQPDCQGRQHRGSGGSDSRSTPVPVALLQEMERAKGDCAAEKRLDTGRDTPTHWQPVPGTKAAMLVKVNSLKQVQGSSSSSLQLQSAPEANSQKSLPKGAIYAQPQSMSQSPGAAKQMPAGEAKQSMQIKKTENGGFCLVLMNGPTSPTPPRSQAGTPQPASPKYASPAPIYDEPSLESPIYDEPPVDMDTESMSMSGMSPPRSPSNSLKKQLQPTKLLQHPSIQQQQGAKKHARNPSSTEYSPAGKEYIKHMVNIDQSSKLSHSAAATADASTKLPGQLASKDSFKQSWRILEANVLKSIEAHHSRQSSLQTQEYQTGISHQDSGYSTGPSPSLRKRKGRRHGTGQGRPGSVGSSSELTALNDKLIAEMRAVVGRSAACRGSKASLDAQSLEGGIPAESSKVRFQSDHLKKCINRSSRDDVSASNRSLYRPSMESRGSFPNDVAAPQDTVRQKRTFEKIDSLEKNVTSQTSLSSSGAMRRSSQPGTIEVDPKQENSGQPGGCTGYHFPYNTLRKPISQSSMADWASKNLNMHTQGIFRRRISISNMLSWNGSSIKKPMLITSNRAIKKEACEMFKLVQSYMGDRQTRMDRNHVALVTVTKCWSMQGLRDELYIQLIRQTTDNTCYRSLAWGWELMAISLAFFSPSPKFQSYLEGYIYRHLDSDENIAQRIKELVDLKNKKNSKSRKKRKQNTEEEGLPISTYAKYCYRKLQKVAVTGGKKGLRKPTVEEITHARNAIVTPSLFGSSLEEIMLRQQDMYPGHKLPWVQTQLSQQVLALGGEQTEGIFRIPGDIDEVNALKLQVDQWRIPSGLSDPNIPASLLKLWYRELEEPVIPQQFYKECISNYENPDAAVAVVHLLPELNRLVLCYLIHFLQIFAQPSNVGRTKMDVNNLAMVMAPNCLRCQSDDPRIIFENTRKEMSFLRMLIVHLDTSFIKGLV; this comes from the exons CTCGGACTGGGTGGAGATCATCGAGCCCCGCTCCCAGGAGCGGATGTACGTCAACCTGGCCACCGGTGAATGCGGCTGGGAGCCCCCTCCCAACCTGAAGGTGCGCCAGTCGGACCAGAAGCAGTGGTGGGAGCTCTTCGATCACAACAACAACCGCTTCTACTACTACAATGCCATCACGCGGCAGACGGTGTGGCACCGGCCCCAGGGCTGCGACATCGtgcccctggcacagctccaggcTATGAAGCGCTCTCAGCCCGACTGCCAGGGCCGGCAGCACCGGGGCAGCGGCGGCAGCGACAGCAGGAGCACCCCGGTCCCTGtagccctgctgcaggaaatGGAGAGGGCCAAAGGGGACTGCGCTGCTGAGAAGAGGCTGGACACGGGCAG ggACACTCCTACCCActggcagcctgtgccaggaaCGAAAGCAGCCATGTTGGTCAAAGTGAACAGTTTAAAGCAGGTACAGGGCTCTTCAAGCAGTTCCCTTCAGCTGCAGAGTGCTCCAGAGGCCAACAGCCAAAAATCTCTTCCAAAAGGAGCCATATATGCTCAGCCTCAGTCTATGTCCCAGAGTCCTGGAGCCGCCAAGCAAATGCCTGCAGGAGAAGCAAAGCAGTCTATGCAGATCAAAAAGACAGAGAATGGTGGGTTTTGCCTTGTGCTGATGAATGGTCCAACTTCTCCAACACCTCCAAGGAGCCAGGCAGGAACTCCCCAGCCTGCATCCCCCAAGTATGCCTCCCCTGCACCTATATATGATGAGCCATCTTTAGAGTCTCCCATTTACGATGAGCCACCAGTAGATATGGACACTGAAAGCATGAGTATGAGTGGGATGTCTCCACCAAGGTCACCGAGCAATAGCTTGAAGAAGCAGCTGCAACCAACCAAACTATTACAGCATCCAAGTATACAACAGCAGCAAGGTGCAAAGAAGCATGCCAGAAATCCTTCTTCCACTGAATACAGTCCGGCTGGCAAAGAATACATAAAACACATGGTCAACATTGATCAGTCTTCCAAACTCTCCCACTCTGCTGCTGCAACAGCTGATGCTTCTACTAAACTGCCTGGTCAGCTTGCTTCAAAGGACAGCTTCAAGCAGTCTTGGAGGATCTTGGAAGCCAATGTCCTCAAGAGCATAGAAGCCCACCACAGTCGACAGAGCAGCCTGCAAACTCAAGAGTACCAAACTGGTATAAGCCATCAGGACTCTGGGTACTCGACTGGCCCTTCTCCAAGtttgagaaaaaggaaaggaaggaggcaTGGGACAGGTCAGGGAAGACCTGGctctgtgggcagcagcagtgagctCACGGCTTTGAATGATAAGCTGATTGCTGAGATGCGTGCTGTGGTGGGCAGGTCAGCAGCTTGCCGGGGAAGCAAAGCCAGCCTTGATGCTCAAAGTCTGGAGGGTGGCATCCCAGCGGAGAGCAGCAAAGTCAGATTCCAGTCAGACCacttaaaaaaatgcatcaacCGGAGCTCAAGGGATGACGTCTCGGCTAGTAATAGGTCTCTGTACAGACCGAGCATGGAGAGCAGGGGCAGCTTTCCCAATGATGTGGCTGCTCCACAGGACACGGTGAGGCAGAAGAGGACTTTTGAGAAAATAGATTCTTTAGAAAAGAATGTGACCAGCCAGACAAGTTTGTCTTCATCAGGTGCTATGCGTCGTTCTTCCCAG CCTGGGACAATAGAGGTGGACCCTAAGCAGGAGAACAGTGGCCAGCCCGGTGGCTGCACAGGATATCATTTCCCTTACAATACTCTACGGAAGCCCATCTCCCAGAGCAGCATGGCAGACTGGGCTTCTAAAAACCTGAACATGCACACTCAGGGCATCTTCCGCCGAAGGATTTCCATCTCCAACATGCTGTCATGGAACGGCAGCTCTATCAAAAAACCAATGCTCATCACTAGCAACCGTGCCATCAAAAAAGAGGCATGTGAGATGTTCAAACTGGTGCAGAGCTACATGGGAGATCGCCAGACACGCATGGACCGCAATCACGTGGCATTGGTCACGGTCACCAAGTGCTGGAGCATGCAAGGATTACGGGACGAGCTCTACATCCAACTGATCCGTCAGACAACAGATAATACATGCTACCGAAGCCTGGCATGGGGCTGGGAACTGATGGCCATCAGTCTGgcctttttctccccatcaCCCAAATTCCAGTCTTACCTGGAAGGTTATATCTATCGCCACCTTGACAGCGATGAAAACA TTGCCCAGCGCATCAAGGAGCTTGTGGAtctgaaaaacaagaagaactcaaaatccaggaaaaagaggaaacaaaacaccGAAGAGGAAG GTCTGCCCATCAGCACATACGCCAAATACTGCTACCGCAAACTCCAGAAAGTAGCCGTCACCGGAGGCAAAAAG GGCCTCCGTAAACCAACAGTGGAAGAGATAACGCACGCCAGAAATGCCATCGTGACACCGTCACTCTTTGGCAGTTCTCTGGAGGAAATTATGCTGCGGCAGCAGGACATGTATCCAGGTCACAAGCTGCCGTGGGTGCAGACGCAGCTGTCGCAGCAGGTCCTGGCACTGGGAGGAGAACAGACAGAAGGGATTTTCAG GATACCTGGTGACATAGATGAAGTCAACGCATTGAAGTTGCAGGTGGATCAGTGGAGAATCCCAAGTGGCCTCAGTGACCCCAACATCCCAG CCTCTCTCCTCAAGCTGTGGTATCGGGAGCTGGAGGAGCCTGTGATCCCCCAGCAGTTCTACAAAGAGTGTATCAGTAACTACGAGAACCCTGACGCTGCCGTGGCTGTGGTGCATCTTTTGCCAGAGCTCAACAGACTGGTGCTGTGTTACCTCATACACTTT CTGCAGATCTTTGCTCAGCCATCAAATGTGGGCAGAACGAAGATGGACGTGAACAACCTGGCCATGGTGATGGCCCCTAACTGTCTGCGCTGTCAGTCTGATGACCCTCGCATTATCTTTGAGAACACACGCAAGGAAATGTCCTTCCTTCGCATGCTGATAGTACACTTGGACACCAGCTTCATCAAAGGGCTGGTTTGA
- the LOC113841953 gene encoding rho GTPase-activating protein 39 isoform X3, with amino-acid sequence MAESSDWVEIIEPRSQERMYVNLATGECGWEPPPNLKVRQSDQKQWWELFDHNNNRFYYYNAITRQTVWHRPQGCDIVPLAQLQAMKRSQPDCQGRQHRGSGGSDSRSTPVPVALLQEMERAKGDCAAEKRLDTGRDTPTHWQPVPGTKAAMLVKVNSLKQVQGSSSSSLQLQSAPEANSQKSLPKGAIYAQPQSMSQSPGAAKQMPAGEAKQSMQIKKTENGGFCLVLMNGPTSPTPPRSQAGTPQPASPKYASPAPIYDEPSLESPIYDEPPVDMDTESMSMSGMSPPRSPSNSLKKQLQPTKLLQHPSIQQQQGAKKHARNPSSTEYSPAGKEYIKHMVNIDQSSKLSHSAAATADASTKLPGQLASKDSFKQSWRILEANVLKSIEAHHSRQSSLQTQEYQTGISHQDSGYSTGPSPSLRKRKGRRHGTGQGRPGSVGSSSELTALNDKLIAEMRAVVGRSAACRGSKASLDAQSLEGGIPAESSKVRFQSDHLKKCINRSSRDDVSASNRSLYRPSMESRGSFPNDVAAPQDTVRQKRTFEKIDSLEKNVTSQTSLSSSGAMRRSSQPGTIEVDPKQENSGQPGGCTGYHFPYNTLRKPISQSSMADWASKNLNMHTQGIFRRRISISNMLSWNGSSIKKPMLITSNRAIKKEACEMFKLVQSYMGDRQTRMDRNHVALVTVTKCWSMQGLRDELYIQLIRQTTDNTCYRSLAWGWELMAISLAFFSPSPKFQSYLEGYIYRHLDSDENIAQRIKELVDLKNKKNSKSRKKRKQNTEEEGLPISTYAKYCYRKLQKVAVTGGKKGLRKPTVEEITHARNAIVTPSLFGSSLEEIMLRQQDMYPGHKLPWVQTQLSQQVLALGGEQTEGIFRIPGDIDEVNALKLQVDQWRIPSGLSDPNIPASLLKLWYRELEEPVIPQQFYKECISNYENPDAAVAVVHLLPELNRLVLCYLIHFLQIFAQPSNVGRTKMDVNNLAMVMAPNCLRCQSDDPRIIFENTRKEMSFLRMLIVHLDTSFIKGLV; translated from the exons CTCGGACTGGGTGGAGATCATCGAGCCCCGCTCCCAGGAGCGGATGTACGTCAACCTGGCCACCGGTGAATGCGGCTGGGAGCCCCCTCCCAACCTGAAGGTGCGCCAGTCGGACCAGAAGCAGTGGTGGGAGCTCTTCGATCACAACAACAACCGCTTCTACTACTACAATGCCATCACGCGGCAGACGGTGTGGCACCGGCCCCAGGGCTGCGACATCGtgcccctggcacagctccaggcTATGAAGCGCTCTCAGCCCGACTGCCAGGGCCGGCAGCACCGGGGCAGCGGCGGCAGCGACAGCAGGAGCACCCCGGTCCCTGtagccctgctgcaggaaatGGAGAGGGCCAAAGGGGACTGCGCTGCTGAGAAGAGGCTGGACACGGGCAG ggACACTCCTACCCActggcagcctgtgccaggaaCGAAAGCAGCCATGTTGGTCAAAGTGAACAGTTTAAAGCAGGTACAGGGCTCTTCAAGCAGTTCCCTTCAGCTGCAGAGTGCTCCAGAGGCCAACAGCCAAAAATCTCTTCCAAAAGGAGCCATATATGCTCAGCCTCAGTCTATGTCCCAGAGTCCTGGAGCCGCCAAGCAAATGCCTGCAGGAGAAGCAAAGCAGTCTATGCAGATCAAAAAGACAGAGAATGGTGGGTTTTGCCTTGTGCTGATGAATGGTCCAACTTCTCCAACACCTCCAAGGAGCCAGGCAGGAACTCCCCAGCCTGCATCCCCCAAGTATGCCTCCCCTGCACCTATATATGATGAGCCATCTTTAGAGTCTCCCATTTACGATGAGCCACCAGTAGATATGGACACTGAAAGCATGAGTATGAGTGGGATGTCTCCACCAAGGTCACCGAGCAATAGCTTGAAGAAGCAGCTGCAACCAACCAAACTATTACAGCATCCAAGTATACAACAGCAGCAAGGTGCAAAGAAGCATGCCAGAAATCCTTCTTCCACTGAATACAGTCCGGCTGGCAAAGAATACATAAAACACATGGTCAACATTGATCAGTCTTCCAAACTCTCCCACTCTGCTGCTGCAACAGCTGATGCTTCTACTAAACTGCCTGGTCAGCTTGCTTCAAAGGACAGCTTCAAGCAGTCTTGGAGGATCTTGGAAGCCAATGTCCTCAAGAGCATAGAAGCCCACCACAGTCGACAGAGCAGCCTGCAAACTCAAGAGTACCAAACTGGTATAAGCCATCAGGACTCTGGGTACTCGACTGGCCCTTCTCCAAGtttgagaaaaaggaaaggaaggaggcaTGGGACAGGTCAGGGAAGACCTGGctctgtgggcagcagcagtgagctCACGGCTTTGAATGATAAGCTGATTGCTGAGATGCGTGCTGTGGTGGGCAGGTCAGCAGCTTGCCGGGGAAGCAAAGCCAGCCTTGATGCTCAAAGTCTGGAGGGTGGCATCCCAGCGGAGAGCAGCAAAGTCAGATTCCAGTCAGACCacttaaaaaaatgcatcaacCGGAGCTCAAGGGATGACGTCTCGGCTAGTAATAGGTCTCTGTACAGACCGAGCATGGAGAGCAGGGGCAGCTTTCCCAATGATGTGGCTGCTCCACAGGACACGGTGAGGCAGAAGAGGACTTTTGAGAAAATAGATTCTTTAGAAAAGAATGTGACCAGCCAGACAAGTTTGTCTTCATCAGGTGCTATGCGTCGTTCTTCCCAG CCTGGGACAATAGAGGTGGACCCTAAGCAGGAGAACAGTGGCCAGCCCGGTGGCTGCACAGGATATCATTTCCCTTACAATACTCTACGGAAGCCCATCTCCCAGAGCAGCATGGCAGACTGGGCTTCTAAAAACCTGAACATGCACACTCAGGGCATCTTCCGCCGAAGGATTTCCATCTCCAACATGCTGTCATGGAACGGCAGCTCTATCAAAAAACCAATGCTCATCACTAGCAACCGTGCCATCAAAAAAGAGGCATGTGAGATGTTCAAACTGGTGCAGAGCTACATGGGAGATCGCCAGACACGCATGGACCGCAATCACGTGGCATTGGTCACGGTCACCAAGTGCTGGAGCATGCAAGGATTACGGGACGAGCTCTACATCCAACTGATCCGTCAGACAACAGATAATACATGCTACCGAAGCCTGGCATGGGGCTGGGAACTGATGGCCATCAGTCTGgcctttttctccccatcaCCCAAATTCCAGTCTTACCTGGAAGGTTATATCTATCGCCACCTTGACAGCGATGAAAACA TTGCCCAGCGCATCAAGGAGCTTGTGGAtctgaaaaacaagaagaactcaaaatccaggaaaaagaggaaacaaaacaccGAAGAGGAAG GTCTGCCCATCAGCACATACGCCAAATACTGCTACCGCAAACTCCAGAAAGTAGCCGTCACCGGAGGCAAAAAG GGCCTCCGTAAACCAACAGTGGAAGAGATAACGCACGCCAGAAATGCCATCGTGACACCGTCACTCTTTGGCAGTTCTCTGGAGGAAATTATGCTGCGGCAGCAGGACATGTATCCAGGTCACAAGCTGCCGTGGGTGCAGACGCAGCTGTCGCAGCAGGTCCTGGCACTGGGAGGAGAACAGACAGAAGGGATTTTCAG GATACCTGGTGACATAGATGAAGTCAACGCATTGAAGTTGCAGGTGGATCAGTGGAGAATCCCAAGTGGCCTCAGTGACCCCAACATCCCAG CCTCTCTCCTCAAGCTGTGGTATCGGGAGCTGGAGGAGCCTGTGATCCCCCAGCAGTTCTACAAAGAGTGTATCAGTAACTACGAGAACCCTGACGCTGCCGTGGCTGTGGTGCATCTTTTGCCAGAGCTCAACAGACTGGTGCTGTGTTACCTCATACACTTTCTGCAG ATCTTTGCTCAGCCATCAAATGTGGGCAGAACGAAGATGGACGTGAACAACCTGGCCATGGTGATGGCCCCTAACTGTCTGCGCTGTCAGTCTGATGACCCTCGCATTATCTTTGAGAACACACGCAAGGAAATGTCCTTCCTTCGCATGCTGATAGTACACTTGGACACCAGCTTCATCAAAGGGCTGGTTTGA